In Palaeococcus ferrophilus DSM 13482, the genomic window AGGAAGCCTTTCCACCGGAACTTCGGGAGTACTACGCGAAACTCTTCGGGAGAGAGGCGGAGGAGATAATGGCCTCGCTGAGAACGCCGGTGGAGAAGTACTACATAAGGGTGAACACCCTCAAGACGAGCCGCTCAAAGCTGATGGATATCCTGAGGAAGGAGGGTCTCAAGCCCAAGAGGAGCCCCTACCTCAAGGAGGGAATCTACTTCGAGAGGGAGGGCCCGAACTTCGACGACGATTACGAGCCCGGCCTGCCCGTTGTGAGAGCCAACAAGTTCGCGAGCGAGAGCGTCTACCAGGGGGCCATGCTCTACGCGCCCGGAGTGCTCCAGGCCGACAAGAGGATAAAGCCCGGCGACAAGGTTGAAATAAAAGACCCGCGGGGACTTCTGGTCGGAATCGGAATAGCGAGAATGAGCGCCAAGGAGATGATACTCTCGACGAGGGGGCTGGCCGTAGAGGTGACCCTGCCAAAGTTCAGGCTGCCGAGTTTGAGCGAGCTGGAGAGCTTTAAGAAGGGCCTCTTCTACGCTCAAAGTTTGCCCTCGATGGTAGCCTCGAGAGTCCTAGAGCCGAGCGAGGAGGATCTTATCGTTGACATGGCTGCCGCTCCCGGCGGGAAGACATCGCACATCGCCCAGCTCATGGGGAACAGGGGCGAGATAATAGCGATGGACAAGTCGAGGAACAGGCTCAGGAAGATGGAGGAGGAGCTTGAGAGGCTCGGCGTGAAGAACGTCAAGCTGATTCGCATGGACTCACGGAAGCTCCCGGAGCTCGGAATCGAGGCAGATAAAATACTCCTCGACGCACCCTGCACGGCCCTGGGAATACGGCCCAAGCTCTGGGAGAGCAGGACGCCGAAGGATATAGAGGCGACCGCGCGCTACCAGAGGCACTTCATAAACGCCGCCATAAAATCCCTCAGGAAGGGCGGCGTTCTCGTTTACTCAACCTGCACGCTGAGTTATGAAGAGAACGAGGCCAACGTGAGGTACATCCTCGAAAAGGGCCTCAAGCTTGAAGAGCAGAGCGTTTTTATAGGCTCCCACGGTATCGGGGTTGAGGACGTCCAGAGGTTCTACCCCAACAGGCACCTAACCCAGGGCTTTTTCATAGCGAGGTTCAGGAAGGTGCAGGCATGAGGGGGAGGAAGTACCTGCTGATGGCGCTGGGAGTTGCACTCATAATAGCGCTCATAGTGTGGGCTGGAGTGGAAGAGACCCTCAAAATCGTCATGGGCGCTTCCCCCCGACCCCTTGTCCTAGCAATACTCACGCAGGTTCTGGCCACGTTCGCATGGGCCCTTCGGTGGCGCGTGTTCCTCAACAAAGCGGGTATAAGGCCGGGGACGAAGGACCTCCTGATGGCGGTCATGATAGGGGTCTTCGTCAACAACATAACCCCGGGGGCGAGGGCGGGCGGCGAGCCGGCGAGAACATACTTCATAGGTAAAAGGACCAACAGCGGGTACGGGGCCGTTTTTGCCACGGTCATGGCGGATAGGATACTCGATGTAATTCCCGTCATGGCATTCACCTTCATTGCATTTAAGTACGCGCTGGACGGAGGAAACAGACTTCTCCTCCTTGTCCTTGGAATCTCAACCCTCGCCCTGGCGGTGGTGCTCCTCCTTACGATCCTCTTTTCCTACAACGAACGCCTCGCCCTAGGGCTCGTGAAGAGAATCCTGGGCCTCATAAGGCGGCTCTTTCCCGGCAGGTTCTCAAGGGTCGAGGAGGACATAGAGGAGAAGATAAGGAACACGGTCATGGAGTTCAGGGAGACTCTCGTTGACCTATCCAAGGACCCGGCGGTTTTCTTCAAGACGCTCTTCTACTCCTTTGCCCTATGGGGATTTATGGTTCTGAGGACGTACTTCGTCTTTGAGAGCATCTCCCACCCCCTCCCGCTCTCAAGCATAGTTATGGTGCAGATGGCGGGCATAGCGATGGGCATGATAAGCGTCATCCCCGGAGGCCTCGGCATAACAGAGGGGATAAACTCGGCCCTCTATCTGAGCCTCTCAATAGAGAAGAGCATCGCGGTGACCGCCACCGTCGTGGATAGGTTTATATCCTTCTGGCTCCCATCAATAGTAGGCGGGGGTATAAGCCTTTACCTAAGCGCAAGGGATGGTAGTGATGAGGTTCGGAGTGATAGCGAGGCGCGATAGGGAGGAGGCCCTGAAGCTGGCCTACCGCGTTTACGACTTTCTCAAGGTCAGCGGGTACGAGGTCATAGTTGACGAGGAGACCCACAGACACTTCCCCCACTTCGGGGAGGAGGACGTTTTTCCACCGTCCCAGTTCGATGTTGACGTAATCGTGGCCATCGGCGGTGACGGGACGATACTAAGGGTCGAGCACATGACCCCCCGGGACATACCGATCCTCGGGATAAACATGGGCACCCTCGGGTTCCTCTCCGAGGTGGAGCCGAGCGAGACGTTCTTTGCAATAAACAAAGTCCTCGAGGGGGACTACCATATAGACGAGCGCATGAAGCTCCGCATCCACGTGGAGGGGGAGAGGTTCCCAGACGCCCTCAACGAGGTCGCCCTCCTCACGGGAATCCCCGGGAAGATAGTGCACATCAAGTACTACGTGGACAGCGGACTGGCCGACGAGATAAGGGCCGATGGTTTGATAATATCAACACCAACGGGCTCCACTGGTTATTCCATGTCAGCTGGAGGACCTTTTCTGGACCCGAGGCTCGACGCGGTTATCATAGCCCCCCTTGCCCCCATAGCCCTGAACGCGCGCCCCCTTGTCGTCCCCGGAACCTCGAGGGTTGACGTGAGGGTGCTCACCCAGGACAGACCATTCATTCTCTCCATAGACGGGCAGTTCTACAAGTCCCTTGAGCCGGATGTGGAGGTCGTGGTCAAAAAGTCCCCCAGAAAAACTAAGTTCATACGCTTCTCCCGGGAGATATACCCCAAGTACACGCTGAGAATAAAGAAGAAGTTTTAGAGGGGCTCGAATTCGTTGAGGAGAAGGCGGTAGTTCCTCGACCCTATGGCCTTCTCGTCAACGGCCACTATGAGGGAGGCGTTGAGCATAAGAAGGTGATCCTTGAGGTTGACCAGGAACTTGAAGACGCTCGGGAACTCGTTGTACATGAGTAGGTACTCTATGCAGTCTATCACGATAACAGAGCCGTCAAACTCCTTCGCGAACTGTATTGCCTTCTCCTGTATTACATGAAGCTTCGTTGGGGGAATTCCCGCGTCCGTGGCCTGTGTAATCCAGATGGTGGTGGCGAACTCGCCCGCGCCGCTGTAGAAGGTGGGTGAACGCGTGAATATCAGCGAGGGGGAATTCCTCTCCTTGAGAAGTGCCATTATCTCCGTAAGTTTCTCCTTTGAGCCGGAGACGATATAGGCTCCCGCCATTTCATGCTTGATCTGAGGGGAGGTAGGTTTAGGTACAGGGACGTAGGACTTCTCTAGGGCCTGTACGTAGGCTATCATGGTGTATACTATTCCAACGATTGAAACACCGTAGAGCAGTGTTATTGTCTCCCTAGTATATGGGAACTGATAGAAATCGGATATCAGGTCAAGAAGACGGCCCATGAACGCGAAAGATAGGAAGATTGAAGCCCGCTGTATGAATGGCCTCAACTCTGCGGTGTAACGGTTCCACCGCTTGAGGAAGAACCACCATATGTATCCCACGGCCACGAGAAGAATCGTGTCATAGATGGGTGCGTAGGGTGGCTCCATCACCAGGTTACCTCCATCTCGTCGGTGCGGAACTTCTGTTTCACTACTGTGTCCTCAACTTTAAACCTTACGCCGCCACGGTACATCCTAAGTCCTGTGTAGGCTATCATCGCACCGTTGTCCCGGCACAGATCGTACGGGGGCACGAAGAAAGTCACGCCGCGATCCTCCGTCATGATTTTGAGCATCTCGCGGAGGCGGTTGTTGGCAGCAACCCCTCCAACGAGAACCACCTCATCCTTTCCGGTGTGGGCGACGGCCCTTTCCGTGACCTCCACCAGAGCGGCGAAGGCAGTCTCCTGGAAGGAGTACGCCACATCCTCAATTCTGTATTTACCCGTGCGATACTTCCTGACCGCTTCGGTGAGCAGACCGGAGAAGCTAAGGTCCATCCCCTTGACAGCGTAGGGAAGCTCTATGTACCGCTCACCATTCAGGGCGAGCTTCTCTATCTTTGGGCCTCCCGGAAAGCCTATGCCGAGCTCCCTCGCGAAGGTGTCTATGGCGTTCCCTATTCCTATGTCAAGGGTCTCGCCGAAGACGCGGTATCTGCCCCCTTCCAGAGCCAGAACCTGCGTGTTTCCTCCGCTAACGTACAATCCCACGGGGTCTTTAACGCCGAACATCTTCGTTATCTCAACGTGGGCTATGCAGTGGTTCACACCCACTATTGGCTTGTTGTGTTTTATGGCGAGGGCCCTCGCAGCAGTGGCAACAACCCTGAGGGCGGGCCCGAGCCCCGGCCCCTGGGAGAAGGCTATAACATCAACGTCCTCCATGCTCACCCCGGCGATCTCAAGGGCCTTTTTCAGGAGAGGTTTTAAGAGTTTAGCGTGATGCTCTGCGGCCTCCTTCGGGTGAATTCCACCCTTCTCAGTAGTTAGGGTATCGAATACGTTGGCGAGAACCTTCTCTTCGGTAACAACGCCGATGCCAAGCGTGTGCGCGGTTCCTTCGATTCCCAGCGCTATCATGATAAACCCCTCCACCCCACGGTTTAAAACGTTAGTGGCGCTGGGATGAAGCTCCAGAAGGTTAAAATATTCCGGGAACGTAATGTATAGAGGGCAATTCTTAAATATCCCTTGCCCCAATAACACTCGCAGTGATATGTGGAGGGAGAAGTATGAAGTTCACAACACTCAAGATTAACCTTGACGAGGGGCGTGTGGAGAGCGAGGAATTCTCAAAAGAGGGGATATACGGCATAATTGACTACGCCCTCTACCTCCACGATGAGGTTCACAGAACTTACGAGCTTGATCCCTACGACCCGAAGAACGTCACCGTGTTCGGAAAGGGGCCCTTTGCAGGCTCAATTCTTCCCGGGGCGCACAGACTGATGTTCGTCTTCCGCTCCCCCCTCTGGGGAGGTGTTTTCCCTTCGGCGATGGGTGGTGCCGCCTACCAGTTCCAGAACGTGGGAGTGGACTTCGTTACCATCGAAGGGAAGGCGGAGAGGCCCGTTGTGCTAATACTCCGCAACGACGGCGAGAACCTGAGCGTTGAACTCCACGAGATAGAGCTCGAAAGGGTAATCGAAATATGGAGGGGTTACAAGGGCGAGGAAGGCGTCTATGCACTCACCCAGTACCTGATAGACCATCTCGGGAGCAAGTTCAAGGGAATGGAGTACAGGATTGCCGTGGTTGGTCCAGCCGCCCTTAACAGCAACTACGGCGCCATCTTCTCCCAGACGCTGAGGAAGGGCAAGCGCGTTGAGGGAAGCGAGGACTGGGCCGCCCGCGGCGGCTCCGGAAGCGTCCTCCTCAGGGCCCACAACGTCGTGGGGATAATGTTTGGAGGAAAGCCGAAGAAGAGGGCCTTCCCGGGCGAGGACATCTCATCCTTCAGAACCGCCAAGGGAATAGTGGAAGGCATCCACAAGAAGCCCTACAACGACGTCATAGCCGAGAAGACCGTCAAGTACAAGTACAACCCCAAGCTCAAGACCGGAGGAACCTTCGGCGGAAACTACCCGGCCGAGGGCGATTTTGTTCCGATCCTCAACTGGGGAATGCCCTACATCGAGAAGGAAGAGAGGATCAAAATCCACGAGAACATAATGAAGCTTTACTGGGAGCCCTTCAACAAGGAAGCGATAGAGACCAAGAACTGGACGAACTGCGGTGAGCCGTGCCCCGTCGTGTGTAAGAAGTACGCCAACGGCCACCACATCGAGTACGAGCCGAGGGAAGCCAACGGCCCGCTCAGCGGCGTTATAACCCTCCGCGCAAGCGACATAAGCGTCCCGGCCGTTGACGCGATGGGCTTCGACGCCATAGAGTTCGGCGGAACCGCGGCGTGGGTTCTTGAGCTCGTTCACCGCGGAATACTCAAGCCCGAGGAAGTCGGATTAAGCGATAAGCCCGACTTTACGAAGGATGCCCTCCTTGAGAAGCCAGTTGAGGCCAGCGAGAAGAACGCGAAGCTCGTCGCCGAGCTGGCCCACAGGGTTGCCTTCGGGGAGAGCGAGATAGCGAAGATCATCGGCCTCGGAAAGAGGAAGGCGAGCGAAATACTGGACGAGAAGTTCAAAGACCGCTTAAATTATGGGGAGAGCTTCAAGGACTACGGTGTCTTCACGCCGCTAGGTGACGACGGTGAGATAACGCCGACGATGTACTGGGCCATCGGGAACTACATCCCCTACCCGATTCAGGGAAGGTACTGGACGTTCTACCAGTTTGGGGTGTTCCTCGAGCCGGAGGAGCTCGCCCAGAAGAGCCTTGGAAGCGCCATCTGGGAGTTCTGGTACGACAACATCGGGTGGTGCCGCTTCCACCGCGGCTGGATGAAGCCGGTCCTCAAGGCCCTCTTCATGGAGGCCTACGGGGAGAGCTTCGACATGGAGGAGCACTCCAAGAAACAGCTGAGGAAGCTCATAAACTACGCAAAGAAGGCCGGATACATGCCCGTTTTCTGGGACAGCATGCGCGTCATTGACCTTCTGGCCAGGGGAAGTGAGGAGTTCGGGAACGAAAACTGGGCTGAGAGGTTCAAGAGGGACAAGGTCGGCACCGCCAAGGAGTACCTCAAGAGGGTTCTCAACGAGTACAGCTCCGCCCTCGGGGTTGACTGGACCCTCTGATTCTTCCATTTTATCATTAAAAAGAAGAGGGAGCTTATTTCTCCAGCAGAGCAAGCATGTCCAGAGCCAGGTAAGTCGCTATAGGGTCCCCTTGCTCCGGAAGTTCGCAGGGAGCGTAGGAGAAGAAGCCGTAGGGACATTTTCTTAGCTCAAGGGCCCTCAGTATCCTGTCCTTCTTGACGTCCCTTCCCGAGTTCTTCAGGGCAATCAAAGCGTACCTCGTCAGGGGGAAGAAAGGCCACATGCCATCGCTTCCCCTATAGGACTCTATGAACTCCCAGGTTCTGTCGTCTATGTTATCATACCCGAGCTCCTGAAGCGTAAGAACCGCGTAAAGGGTCACTTCAAACCTCAGGATTGAAACGTTGGTGATGCTCCCTCCGAACCCCCCATCATCGTCCTCAAGAGGAAGAACCCGGTGGAGAAGTTCCCCTTTCCAGCTCTCATTGAGCGGAATTCCAAGATCCTTCGCTGTCAAAAGGACATAGTACGTATCCTTGAGGAGGTAGGGGTTCGTGTAAATTCTGGAGAAGTTAAAACCCTCCACAAAATCCAGCACCTTTGGCTCAACTATTTTCCGTACTTCATCCCGTGGATAGCTTGTATCGAGGAGTGCAGTGTACTCTGCCCAAACCACGGGCGGTGAAGTCTCCTTATACAGCGAACCAAGGAGGTATTCCCTAACCTTTTCCTCGTTTGGAACGCTCCAGTTCATCATTTTCAATGTCTTAACTGAAAAAGCTGTGGTTAAAGGATCAGGCCCAATGAAGTCATGGATGTGGAGGAAACCACCAATTGGGCTCTCCAATGAGAGGACGTATCTGGCGGTATCGTTCCCCACATTACCACCGAGCCAGACCACCATATCCACCGCCCAATGCGTCGTTGAAAGCCTTTCCCTCCTCCCAGAGCCATCGGAATAGGAGCCATCCTCCATTTTGTACTCTGAAATCTCATTTAGCAGCTCCGCCCTTAAAGCGGGACCCTCAATCCCCTCCTCGTGAATGAACCTTGAAAGTGTCATGAGTCCATAGAACCAGCGCTCATCGGGGCTACGGGAAAGGTCATAGAAAGTGGCCATCGCCCGACGGTGCATTTCCTGGTAATTAGGAATCTCTGAGAGCCTTAAACCACTCTCCCGAAGAAGTTCACGGTACACCATGAAATCCCACAGAAATTCATCCCCCGATTCGGCACCGAGGGAAGACCACAACCGAAGGGCGTACTCCCTGGCAGAGGAAGGCTCAAGCATTGCAAGTGCCTCCACGCTTTCAAAGCTGGCATTGGAGCGTTTTACCTCGGCCCCCACTATGGCCCGAAACGTCCCTCTGTCCACGGGGCTTATGTTGAGCTCCCTGAATATTTTAAGAAGGTAATAAACACCGTTGAAGGCCTCGTAATCCCTTCTCCCGCTCCTTAGAATATCCTCCTCATATTTCCTTACGAACGTTATTGTCTTCTGATCCGGCTCCATTCCCATGGCTTTAAGGGCGGCAATTCCATGGTAGGTGGCGTAGATGGTTGGCACCAGCGTGAATGAAACATCCCCCCATCCCCCCGTTTCGGGGTCCTGTGCCATTGTAAGTCGTTTGGCGGTCTGTTCTTCCCATCCTTCGTCAATTATGGATTCACGAAAGTTCTGTCCGGACCTTGAGGTGGCCCATATTGCCGCCGCCAAAATAA contains:
- a CDS encoding RsmB/NOP family class I SAM-dependent RNA methyltransferase, with protein sequence MGYEEAFPPELREYYAKLFGREAEEIMASLRTPVEKYYIRVNTLKTSRSKLMDILRKEGLKPKRSPYLKEGIYFEREGPNFDDDYEPGLPVVRANKFASESVYQGAMLYAPGVLQADKRIKPGDKVEIKDPRGLLVGIGIARMSAKEMILSTRGLAVEVTLPKFRLPSLSELESFKKGLFYAQSLPSMVASRVLEPSEEDLIVDMAAAPGGKTSHIAQLMGNRGEIIAMDKSRNRLRKMEEELERLGVKNVKLIRMDSRKLPELGIEADKILLDAPCTALGIRPKLWESRTPKDIEATARYQRHFINAAIKSLRKGGVLVYSTCTLSYEENEANVRYILEKGLKLEEQSVFIGSHGIGVEDVQRFYPNRHLTQGFFIARFRKVQA
- a CDS encoding flippase-like domain-containing protein produces the protein MRGRKYLLMALGVALIIALIVWAGVEETLKIVMGASPRPLVLAILTQVLATFAWALRWRVFLNKAGIRPGTKDLLMAVMIGVFVNNITPGARAGGEPARTYFIGKRTNSGYGAVFATVMADRILDVIPVMAFTFIAFKYALDGGNRLLLLVLGISTLALAVVLLLTILFSYNERLALGLVKRILGLIRRLFPGRFSRVEEDIEEKIRNTVMEFRETLVDLSKDPAVFFKTLFYSFALWGFMVLRTYFVFESISHPLPLSSIVMVQMAGIAMGMISVIPGGLGITEGINSALYLSLSIEKSIAVTATVVDRFISFWLPSIVGGGISLYLSARDGSDEVRSDSEAR
- a CDS encoding NAD(+) kinase, with translation MRFGVIARRDREEALKLAYRVYDFLKVSGYEVIVDEETHRHFPHFGEEDVFPPSQFDVDVIVAIGGDGTILRVEHMTPRDIPILGINMGTLGFLSEVEPSETFFAINKVLEGDYHIDERMKLRIHVEGERFPDALNEVALLTGIPGKIVHIKYYVDSGLADEIRADGLIISTPTGSTGYSMSAGGPFLDPRLDAVIIAPLAPIALNARPLVVPGTSRVDVRVLTQDRPFILSIDGQFYKSLEPDVEVVVKKSPRKTKFIRFSREIYPKYTLRIKKKF
- a CDS encoding DUF835 domain-containing protein — encoded protein: MEPPYAPIYDTILLVAVGYIWWFFLKRWNRYTAELRPFIQRASIFLSFAFMGRLLDLISDFYQFPYTRETITLLYGVSIVGIVYTMIAYVQALEKSYVPVPKPTSPQIKHEMAGAYIVSGSKEKLTEIMALLKERNSPSLIFTRSPTFYSGAGEFATTIWITQATDAGIPPTKLHVIQEKAIQFAKEFDGSVIVIDCIEYLLMYNEFPSVFKFLVNLKDHLLMLNASLIVAVDEKAIGSRNYRLLLNEFEPL
- a CDS encoding bifunctional N(6)-L-threonylcarbamoyladenine synthase/serine/threonine protein kinase, coding for MIALGIEGTAHTLGIGVVTEEKVLANVFDTLTTEKGGIHPKEAAEHHAKLLKPLLKKALEIAGVSMEDVDVIAFSQGPGLGPALRVVATAARALAIKHNKPIVGVNHCIAHVEITKMFGVKDPVGLYVSGGNTQVLALEGGRYRVFGETLDIGIGNAIDTFARELGIGFPGGPKIEKLALNGERYIELPYAVKGMDLSFSGLLTEAVRKYRTGKYRIEDVAYSFQETAFAALVEVTERAVAHTGKDEVVLVGGVAANNRLREMLKIMTEDRGVTFFVPPYDLCRDNGAMIAYTGLRMYRGGVRFKVEDTVVKQKFRTDEMEVTW
- the gor gene encoding glyceraldehyde-3-phosphate:ferredoxin oxidoreductase, whose product is MKFTTLKINLDEGRVESEEFSKEGIYGIIDYALYLHDEVHRTYELDPYDPKNVTVFGKGPFAGSILPGAHRLMFVFRSPLWGGVFPSAMGGAAYQFQNVGVDFVTIEGKAERPVVLILRNDGENLSVELHEIELERVIEIWRGYKGEEGVYALTQYLIDHLGSKFKGMEYRIAVVGPAALNSNYGAIFSQTLRKGKRVEGSEDWAARGGSGSVLLRAHNVVGIMFGGKPKKRAFPGEDISSFRTAKGIVEGIHKKPYNDVIAEKTVKYKYNPKLKTGGTFGGNYPAEGDFVPILNWGMPYIEKEERIKIHENIMKLYWEPFNKEAIETKNWTNCGEPCPVVCKKYANGHHIEYEPREANGPLSGVITLRASDISVPAVDAMGFDAIEFGGTAAWVLELVHRGILKPEEVGLSDKPDFTKDALLEKPVEASEKNAKLVAELAHRVAFGESEIAKIIGLGKRKASEILDEKFKDRLNYGESFKDYGVFTPLGDDGEITPTMYWAIGNYIPYPIQGRYWTFYQFGVFLEPEELAQKSLGSAIWEFWYDNIGWCRFHRGWMKPVLKALFMEAYGESFDMEEHSKKQLRKLINYAKKAGYMPVFWDSMRVIDLLARGSEEFGNENWAERFKRDKVGTAKEYLKRVLNEYSSALGVDWTL
- a CDS encoding prenyltransferase/squalene oxidase repeat-containing protein, with protein sequence MEGKGWLSLLVVFIILAAAIWATSRSGQNFRESIIDEGWEEQTAKRLTMAQDPETGGWGDVSFTLVPTIYATYHGIAALKAMGMEPDQKTITFVRKYEEDILRSGRRDYEAFNGVYYLLKIFRELNISPVDRGTFRAIVGAEVKRSNASFESVEALAMLEPSSAREYALRLWSSLGAESGDEFLWDFMVYRELLRESGLRLSEIPNYQEMHRRAMATFYDLSRSPDERWFYGLMTLSRFIHEEGIEGPALRAELLNEISEYKMEDGSYSDGSGRRERLSTTHWAVDMVVWLGGNVGNDTARYVLSLESPIGGFLHIHDFIGPDPLTTAFSVKTLKMMNWSVPNEEKVREYLLGSLYKETSPPVVWAEYTALLDTSYPRDEVRKIVEPKVLDFVEGFNFSRIYTNPYLLKDTYYVLLTAKDLGIPLNESWKGELLHRVLPLEDDDGGFGGSITNVSILRFEVTLYAVLTLQELGYDNIDDRTWEFIESYRGSDGMWPFFPLTRYALIALKNSGRDVKKDRILRALELRKCPYGFFSYAPCELPEQGDPIATYLALDMLALLEK